CGCAGACAATGCCATCCTGGAATAACACTCCATTTACTGTCTTTCAACACTCTCTTAAAGCTGCTGTGTGCCTCGTCACGTGTAATAGCTCGGGCTGTTTTAGTTTGTTTTCGATTCGATGTATCTTTTACGGCAAACGTGTATTTTCCACCGGGATGCTCACTTTTCCATTCATGAAAAGTTTCTTTCAGTAGTGTGGACATCGGAACCCTGCGAGTTGATTCTTGCCCACGGCGACGTTTTTTTTCACGAATCACGATCACATCATCCTTAATGTCGGTCAGTTGCGATCGCATGAGTTCGCTACGACGGGCTCCCGTATGAGCTGCCGCGATAACCATCGGATAAAGAAATGTGTGAGATGCTTTCTCGCGCACATGTTGAATCAATTGATCAATCTCATCTGTTCCCAGATACAGGCACTCCCAGAGATTGTCTTGTTGTTCCTGAGTCAGATTATCCTGTTCAATTTGAACTGTTATTTCATCGAACGTTTGAAAAGAGGGGCGTTCGGTTGATTTTGGAAGTTGCACATCCCGAATTTCAGGGATCTCGGAGGAAAGTTTCCCTCGCTTCTTACCCCATTGAAGTATGCGTCGCAATGTGACAAGTTCCTTTTTAATTGTATTCGCGCTAATTCGTCCTTTCCGGCGACCATTATCTTTCTGACGTTTCTTGCTGTAGACATCAAGCGCGTTCAAATCAATTTCTTTGATGACTACATTCTCCCCCAGTATGCGAAGTAAGTTATTCCGATGCGTTTTTATTAACGAAACAGTAGATTCTTCCAGGGAATCGTCTGGCAATGAAGCAAAAAATGATTTGAAAAGATCGCGGAGAGAAAGCTGAATTTCAGAAATGGAATCGCTGTTACTGACATGTGGAGTTGTGAGTTTTCCATCAGAAAGCAAAAAAGTCGGAATATCGGCATCAGGTGGCAGGGAAATCCGACCACTCTTGACGTCTCGAACTGTCTGCTCAAGATTTGCCAGTAATCGATTGGCTTCCTGCTCATCATCAGTGCAAAGCGACCGTGTATACTTCTTGCCGCCGAATCGAAACACGACGTTGAAATAGCCAGTGCGGTTCTCAAGTGAGGCCATAAGAGATAATCTCACCTTGCAGGAAAAATATTGTGAAGTCCAGGTCAGCCGTATTAAATGACACAGCTTTCAATTTCCGGAAAAGAGTGGCCTCGGACCGTGATTCAGAATGCGTTGCACTTCTTCATGGCTGATGCGCCATTCACGTTTTCGCCCATAGGCTTCCTTTACTGCTGTGATACGACCGAGTCGGCACCATTCGCGAACTGTAAACTCCGCACGTCCTGTGAGTTCAGCGAGGTCCGCGGTGCTGTACCATTCCTTCTGAAACTTTTGTTGGATTAGTTCGGCGAGAAGTGTTTCGATTCGCTCCAGTTGATTTGCAATATCTGGCACGTTCATCATTACGCCTTTCAAGTGTTGGGAGATTGAAAAAAAGTGGGACGGTGATCGAAGTTTCAATCACCGTCCGTCAACGAATTTTTCATGACATCATTCCAGAAGAATTTCCGACTCACAACGTTCGACGTAACCCTGTGTGAGTTGGAGAGCGCGGACTGCCTGTGGCAGTTCTGCCAGATTGAAGGATGATGTGTATTTGACATCCTCTCCATCCTTGTAACGCTTTTGCACATTGACGCTACGAATTGTGATCGGGCCTTCGTCGGTTTCGATTTCGTGTCCGAACACGGACGCGCTAACGAAACCGATGCGGAAGACTTTTTCTGGCGGGTTGTTGTTGCTTCTCTTGGTACTTTTTTTCGCCATTGGTTCAACCTTTCTGTGGAATGAACAGTTGGGGATTACTTCTCAGAATGAGAGGCAACCCGTAAAATTCGCTTCCTGTTTGCACAATGCGAACAGTGGGCGACAATGACACGATTTTGCAAAGTGCGCAAGGAGATCGTGGCATTTATCAAAAAGGTCGTCTGGATGTTCCGAGAGGGGGAATCCAGATCAGAAAGGTCGATTCAATGAATGAATCTTAAATACAGCCAGTGATTGCTGATTGGTCTACCACAGTGGGCAGACTCCATCAGGTACGCCTGGCTTCCCCAAAAGAGGGGAGTGTGGAAGCCTACAGGGGCGGCTCCCATGCATCCTTGCTCGTCATGTCACAAAATAGGCAATACCAAGGATTAACGTAATTCCACTGACAATCAAATCGTAAGCCACTCCAGGAGTGCTGGAAGGGCGAATGTATCGACGCGGTGGTTTCAACATCTCGACATAAACCAATTTTCTAAGACGACGTAAACATCGAGTCCACCATTTGCAGACCCGTTTCATTAACCTCAACAGTATTCTGAGAAACACCATTATTCTGAGAGGCTTTATTGAAATGTGCTTATCCATAAGAAAAGGGGGAACGGAAATTCGTCGATTTGCACGCTGCAGATCGAATCAATAATCACCAAACCGTTACAATTCAAAGCCCAGCATCCCTGTGTGCAGTGCAATTAAAAAGACGTATGGTGGCTTCATGAGTTTGTAGCTTTCGCGTTACTGCCAATCGCTGGATTGGTCTCTTTACGGCTACGGACTTTGACTGCTTTCTGAAGACAACTCCAGCACATGGCTGCTTTGCCAATAAAAGCGTCATTGAATTCAGCGGTAACGCACTCTTTGGTTTTTTCACACCACGTACAGGTTTCAGACGTATGATGCTCTAAGATATTGATGTTCATGGTTCGGACCTTTCCCGAAATGGTTAGATTGAGTTTCAAAAAAATGATTGAGAACAGTACAGGAAAGGTCTGTCCGTCTCGAAAATGTGTGATTACAGTCAGTGATCGCTGATTGGTCTGCCACAGTGGGCAGACTCCATCAGTTACGCCTGACTTCGCAGTGCCAGTTTGTACCTGCGGTTGCTGGAAGTAATATCAAGTCACTTGATGTAAGCGAATCCTGCAATGCAAAGACAAACCGCCATTGGCGGAGTGAAACGGGTTGTCAGGGCAACCCGTTTCGATAGTCGATTATTTGTCCTCCTTCTGACCGTTGGATTCGATGTTGAGAATGAATTCCCATGCCTGTTTGGTGAGCAAACTGACAAGGGGTAAATCATCTCGACCGAAACTGTTAGTCGATTTCCATTCATCGCCCTGCTTGTAGGAACGCTGGAGCGTTACCTTAAAGAAGGTCGATTTGCCATCTTCGGAACTGTTCTCGAAAATAGAGGCAGTGATGCCGCGAAGTCGGAATGACTTTACGGGCTTGTTGGAATCAGATTTTTTTGACATAGTTAAAAGGGGAACGAAACTAAAAGGAGATGACTCTACCACAAAAGCAAGGTCATCACAAAATTCCACACGCTGTTGCTGTGACCATATATGTCCCTGAACAGTCAGGTCACCAACAACAGTGGTTTGGTGTGGCTGCTTAATATCTAAAAATATCATGGAGTCACCACTTCGGTTGAAACTGGTTTCACAATAGAACCCCGTTCACCTTTGTGATTCCATGTAATTTGTCCGTATAAAAACGATTCGGGCGTCAAATCGTGCTGGTCGATGCAGAGCCATAAATCAGGACGTGGTCTGGTCCTGATTCTCTCTGCCATCGTTTGACAGCGGTACGCTGTGGGGGTGATGAAGAGAATTGTAAAGTTGTCGAGCGTGGTTTCGGGGAAATGTTTGCGATGCAGTTTGCGGTTTGCCAGTTCTGCATAGCCCTTCGTTTTACGGGCCGCGATTTGTTTAGGCGAACTGGTCCCTAAATCCTGCTCCAAATAGAAAACTTTCTTGTGACCCCGCAATGACAATACAAAGCCTGCATCGGGAGAACAGGAGAGTGGGGGATTGTCGCTTAGTTTTGTTTGTAGATAAAAGTGCTCTTTCTCATGATCACTTTTGTTAACGGTTTCCCATTCGTTAATCCAATTTTCCAGCACGACTTCTTCCTGCTGAGCGATTGCCTGCTCAATCATCATGCGCGTGTTATTGATTTCAATCCAATGATTCAGCAGATCAGCACGCGGATTACGAGTATTGGTGGCGAGATAGGTACCATCATCGTGGTAAGAAGCCAGTAATTCCGCCCCATTTTTGGTGAGGTAATAAACCGGTGCTGCTCCATTTGTTCCCGGCAAGGCAACTGGGACCCGGTGCTTGAAGAGATAATCTGCCTGCCGAAGTTTTGTGATTCGACGACGGAGTGAACGACCTGAAACCAGATGCGGTGCGCAGAGCCTTTGAATTTGTTCTCGCGTCAGAACATAATAATGGGCAAGCAATGCCAGAATCTGAATATCATTTTCAGTAACAATCATCATCACTCCGTCCCGCGAGGCGGGTTTGTGTTCGCGGAGAACGAGGAATGGTTTTCCATGTTCTCATCCGCGAGACTGATCGTTTTTTTCGTTATGTGGCAATTGCCAGTCTGACTCTGCTTTGAAAATCTCAGGAGAGATTTTATGCAGAAAAAAAGTACCGAGCGAAACTCCGAAAGGTGGAGTGCTCGGTAAAACGATCCCGAAGGATGGCCCCATGGGGGCTTTGATTTACAACCAGGCAAAATCTCTTCACAGCCGGATGGCCGGAACGGAGAAACTGTCAACTGGAGGCAACCTCGAAAGGTCGTACTCTATTTGTATCCAGCTGACAGAAATTGTCAAGAACATTTTGAAAGACCTGACAGGAATTTTCGAATTGCCAGCAGTTCCATTGTGGAGAAGTTCAACAGGTTTCCAGCGACAAGAGGGAGGAGCCGTTTAGACTCGGTAAGCCGACAGGCGAACCGAGATCGCACCCGGCGATAGGAACGAAGGTGAAAGCCCCATGAAATATTGTCATAGATTGTCACTCAAATGTTTCGTTGTGCGATGGGTCGCGAGGGTGCTAACCCTGGCATTATAGATGGAATCGTGGGGTGGAACGACCGACCAATGGTGGGCAATCCAGTGTGAGAAAACGAACACTGGCAACCACTCTACCCGCATCTATAATGCCAGGGTTTGATGAGGGACGAAATCATAACCCTGGCGACCCCTAAACGGCTGGGTGGGAATACGTTATGAAACCAGTAAAGTGTCCGACTCGATGACCCGCCCCGGACATACCTTGGCACACCCTTTGGCCCCCCTTCCCGGCCCCGCAATGCGGGTTTTGTGCCTGCTGTAGCAGAAACTACATTACCGGCGTAAATGAGACCTATCAC
The sequence above is a segment of the Gimesia algae genome. Coding sequences within it:
- a CDS encoding helix-turn-helix domain-containing protein; translated protein: MMNVPDIANQLERIETLLAELIQQKFQKEWYSTADLAELTGRAEFTVREWCRLGRITAVKEAYGRKREWRISHEEVQRILNHGPRPLFSGN
- a CDS encoding replication-relaxation family protein — its product is MMIVTENDIQILALLAHYYVLTREQIQRLCAPHLVSGRSLRRRITKLRQADYLFKHRVPVALPGTNGAAPVYYLTKNGAELLASYHDDGTYLATNTRNPRADLLNHWIEINNTRMMIEQAIAQQEEVVLENWINEWETVNKSDHEKEHFYLQTKLSDNPPLSCSPDAGFVLSLRGHKKVFYLEQDLGTSSPKQIAARKTKGYAELANRKLHRKHFPETTLDNFTILFITPTAYRCQTMAERIRTRPRPDLWLCIDQHDLTPESFLYGQITWNHKGERGSIVKPVSTEVVTP
- a CDS encoding site-specific integrase: MLSDGKLTTPHVSNSDSISEIQLSLRDLFKSFFASLPDDSLEESTVSLIKTHRNNLLRILGENVVIKEIDLNALDVYSKKRQKDNGRRKGRISANTIKKELVTLRRILQWGKKRGKLSSEIPEIRDVQLPKSTERPSFQTFDEITVQIEQDNLTQEQQDNLWECLYLGTDEIDQLIQHVREKASHTFLYPMVIAAAHTGARRSELMRSQLTDIKDDVIVIREKKRRRGQESTRRVPMSTLLKETFHEWKSEHPGGKYTFAVKDTSNRKQTKTARAITRDEAHSSFKRVLKDSKWSVIPGWHCLRHSFISNLASHSIDQRLIDEFVGHTTEEMRRRYRHLFPEVKQAAIWSVFH